The following proteins are co-located in the Silene latifolia isolate original U9 population chromosome 1, ASM4854445v1, whole genome shotgun sequence genome:
- the LOC141657433 gene encoding uncharacterized protein LOC141657433 yields MDILNKPVTYEEIKETVFSIPNDKSPGPDGYTSSFFNDAWEVIGQEVSAAITEFFQTGQLLTQINATNVTLILKCERPTSVKHFRPIACCNMLYKGMNFHGHFIQMFMVCIKTTSFTLSLNGSNFGYFKGQTGLRQGDPITPLIYTMYMEYLTRIIKFATEMWPFQYHPLCKSLKLTHLMFADDLLMFCKGNAASIMLLMWAFSSFSRASGHSMNNSKSEIFFNGMVEELKQDIKQVTGFSEGCWASMFIIPKSVIKRVESICRNFLWDGSSEYHRVPLVAWDKVTLPKAEGGLALRRLNHGTLLLWLNRWINQIYIKTQVWHTYKPPASSSWSWKSICKVKEKIKDGYTNGTWNSHSQGYTVKRGYEWLRPSQTVQPWAKLVWNNWNIPKHTLILWINLNGGLNVKDKLHKLGCCDDDLCCMCSSMAETSEHLFLACTYSCRIRELIGRWIGRSMPSVNEMIASHRDNRNNARIHGKLLRPEQVVKQIADEAQRRIKYKAGTDLNQFALVWLRSIGM; encoded by the exons atgGATATTTTGAATAAACCTGTGACATATGAAGAGATCAAGGAGACCGTTTTTTCCATTCCTAATGATAAGTCACCTGGTCCAGATGGTTACACTAGTAGCTTCTTTAATGATGCTTGGGAGGTTATTGGGCAAGAGGTAAGTGCTGCCATCACTGAATTCTTCCAGACAGGTCAACTGCTCACACAAATAAATGCTACAAATGTTACACTTATTCTAAAATGTGAGAGACCAACCTCTGTGAAACATTTCAGGCCTATTGCATGTTGTAATATGTTATATAAG GGTATGAACTTTCATGGACACTTTATACAGATGTTCATGGTTTGTATCAAAACTACCTCCTTTACCTTGTCCTTAAATGGAAGCAACTTTGGTTATTTCAAGGGACAGACAGGGCTTAGACAAGGGGACCCTATCACCCCTCTGATCTACACTATGTATATGGAATACCTAACAAGGATAATCAAGTTTGCAACTGAAATGTGGCCTTTCCAATATCACCCCTTATGCAAGAGCCTCAAACTAACTCATCTGATGTTTGCCGATGATCTCTTAATGTTCTGTAAAGGGAATGCTGCATCTATTATGCTCCTAATGTGGGCATTCTCCTCTTTTTCTCGAGCATCAGGGCATAGTATGAATAATTCTAAGTCTGAAATCTTCTTTAATGGTATGGTAGAGGAGTTGAAACAGGACATTAAACAGGTTACTGGTTTCAGTGAGGG CTGCTGGGCTTCCATGTTTATTATTCCAAAGAGTGTTATTAAGAGAGTAGAATCAATATGTAGAAATTTCCTATGGGATGGCAGTTCAGAGTATCATAGAGTACCTCTAGTGGCCTGGGACAAGGTAACTCTTCCCAAAGCAGAAGGGGGCTTGGCATTAAGAAGGCTGAATCATGGAACACTGCTACTGTGGCTAAACAG GTGGATAAACCAGATATATATCAAAACTCAAGTCTGGCATACTTATAAGCCACCTGCAAGTTCTTCCTGGTCTTGGAAGAGTATTTGTAAAGTGAAAGAGAAAATAAAAGATGGATATACCAATGGCACCTGGAATTCTCATTCTCAGGGATACACTGTCAAGAGAGGGTATGAGTGGCTCAGACCTTCTCAAACTGTACAACCATGGGCAAAATTAGTTTGGAATAATTGGAACATACCTAAGCACACTCTGATTCTCTGGATTAATCTGAATGGAGGGCTGAATGTCAAAGATAAACTGCATAAATTAGGTTGCTGTGATGATGACCTGTGCTGTATGTGCAGCAGCATGGCAGAAACGAGTGAGCACCTATTCCTAGCTTGTACTTACAGCTGCAGGATAAGGGAGTTAATTGGCAGATGGATTGGTAGGAGTATGCCCTCTGTCAATGAAATGATAGCCAGCCACAGAGACAAT AGAAACAATGCTCGTATTCATGGTAAGTTGCTGAGACCTGAGCAGGTGGTAAAACAGATTGCAGATGAAGCTCAAAGAAGGATTAAGTACAAGGCAGGAACTGATTTAAACCAGTTTGCTTTAGTTTGGTTGAGAAGTATTGGAATgtaa